AGCCTGCGCCACATGCTTATCAACCTCCTCACCAATGCCTCTGAGGCCACAGAAAGCCGGGGCACCGTGTATCTGCGCACCGGCAGCCTGGATTGCGAAGCCGCCTACCTCCAGGATAGCCAGCTTGACCCCGCCCCCCCGCCAGGCCGGTTTCTCTACCTGGACATCATAGACACCGGCCAGGGCATGTCCCCGGAGGTCCTCCAGAGTGTCTTTGACCCCTTCTTCTCCACCAAATTCACCGGTCGCGGCCTCGGCATGGCCGCCACCCTCGGCATCATCAAAAGCCACCAGGGAACCATCAAAATCCAAAGCGCTCCCGCCCAGGGCACCACCGTCCGCGTACTGCTGCCCGTGCTGCCTAACAAGGAGGATGAAGCCGCCCCGCTCACTCCTTGACTGGACGCTTCCGGTGCTTTCGCACCATGCCCATTTCCTTCAGCTTCCGCTGCAGGGTGCGGCGGCTCATGTTCAGCAGGTCGGCGGCTTCGCTGCGGTTGTTGCCTGCGCGTTCCAGGGCCTCCAGGATCAGGTTTTTTTCCATCTCGTGGATGTCCAGTTCTGCCTTCGGTGCAGCAGCGCTGGCGCTGGCAGATTCGGCAGCCGGTTTTCCCGCGGGCACCGGTACCCGCCAGCCGAGGCCACCGGGTTGGGAGAGATACGCAGGCAGGTGCTTGGCCATGATGCGGCTGCTGTTGCTCATCACCACGCCGTGCTCGATGGCGGCTCGCAGCTCGCGCACATTGCCAGGCCAGTCATAGGTCATCAGCACTGGCAGGGCATCCTCGCCTAACGGCTTGTATGTTTTTCCATTCGCCGTGGCCAGGTCCTTTAAAAAATGGTCCGCCAGCACCGGGATGTCCCCTTTGCGTGTGCGCAGCGGCGGCATGTGCAGCGTGACCACGCGCAGCCGCCAGTAAAGGTCTTCGCGGAACTTGCCCTCCTCCACCATCTTCGCCAGGTCCTTGTTCGTCGCCGCCACCACGCGCACATCCACCTTGATCGGCTTGCTGCCCCCCACCCGCTCGATGACTTGCTCGCCTAACGCCCGCAGCAGCTTCACCTGCGTGCTGGCATCAATCTCGCCGATCTCATCCAAAAACAGTGTTCCTCCGTCCGCCAGTTCAAAGCGGCCTATACGCCGCTCCTGCGCCCCGGTAAACGAGCCTTTCTCATGGCCAAAAAGCTCGCTCTCTAAAATCTGCGGAGACAACGCCGCACAGTGTACCGTTACCAGCTTGGCCTTGGGCCGCCCGCTCAGATTATGCACGGCCCGCGCCACCAGTTCCTTGCCCGTACCGCTTTCGCCTTCGATCAAAACCGTGGCCCGAGTGGGTGCCACCTGCTGGATGGTTTCCAAGATGGGCTTCAGCGTGTCCGCCTTCCCCAAAATGCCTTCGATGGAGTACTTCTGCTCCACCTGCTGCTTCAGCGCCTTGTTTTCCTTCTCCAGACTGCGGCTGCGCAGCGCCCGCTTCACCAGCAGTTCCACTTCGTCCAAGTTCAGCGGTTTGGTCACGAAGTGATACGCCCCGCGCCGCATCGCCTCCACCGCCGTATCCACGCTGCCATAAGCCGTCATCATGATGCACACCGGAGGATGCGGCAGGTGCAGCGCCTCCTCCAGCAGCTTCATGCCATTGTCCTCGCCTAACCGGAGGTCTGTCAGCATGACATCAATCTGGTCATTCTTCAGGTGCTCCATCGCCTCCGCAGCATTGGAGGCCACGTAACAGTCAAAGTCATCCTCCAGCGACAGGCGCAGCCCGTCACGGGTGTGTCTTTCATCATCAACAATGAGGATGGTGGCAGGGTCGGTCATGGAGTCAAAACTTCGTCAGTATTGTGGATGATGGTTGAGGTTGATAGCAAGACTGTCCGGCTCAGTTGCCAAACAAACGATAGCGGATGGTGTTTGGATTTTGCCGCAGGTCCATGATGGCGGCAATCACCACCCTTCTCGCCTGAACTTCATAAAAGATGCCATATGGAAACTTGCTCACCAGAAGACGACGGTAAGGTGCCTGATAGGTAGGCCCCGATTCAGGATGGCGACGCAGGTGGGAAAAAGCCACATCCAGGCACTGCATGAAAACGGTTCCGCGCCCTTCCTGGAAATCTTCAAGCCGGTTAAAGGCAAGCTGGATGTCAGTCTCTGCACCCAGCAGAAAAATGAGTTCCCTCATGCTCGACTTCCAAGAATCTTCTGTTGGATCTCCTCCCAGGTCGTGAACCTCTCCGGGGCGTTTTTGAACTCTTGCATCCGCCGGTCCAGTTCCTCCACCACATGGCTTTCCACGGGCAGTTCAGCGGGATGCTCAGCGAGATCGTCCCACAGCTCACTGACAAAAATAAGCTTCTCAGCCGAGGATAGCCGGCGGATTTCAGGGAAGTGCTCAATGACCATAAGAATGTTCAGGGTTGTGCTCTGTGTGTATTATAATCGAGATCAGGTTTATGTCCCAGAAGACTTCTGAAGCCGGGCATCACGTGGACTCTCCATTAACGATGGGTTCTGGCGGTCCACCGCCCGCCTCCAGCAGCCGGATCTTCCGCTCCACCAGCGGCAGCCACAGGCTCACGCGGGTGCCTTTGCCAGCACGGCTTTCGATGTCTATCTCCCCGCCATGCTCGCGGATGATGCGGCGGACGATGAGCAACCCCAGCCCGGTGCCCGAGCTGCGCGTCGTGGAAAACGGCTGGAAAAGCTTGCCCATCTGCTCCGGACTGATGCCCCGGCCGCTGTCTTCAAAACTCAGCCTCACCTCAAAATCCGTGTAGCTGCCGTGGATGGTCAGGCTGCCGCCCTTCGGCATGGCCTGGCAGGCATTGCGGATCAGATTGTACATCGCCTGTTTCATCTGGTCTGCATCCAGTGGCATTGCCGGCATGTCCGCCCGCAGATCCAGGCGCACCTTCACCTTGGCCTGGTCCAGATCCGGTTTCAAAAAGCGCAGGCTCTCCTGCAGCAGATCGGCAATGTGGATGCGCTGAAACTGCGGCTTCGTGGGCCGGATGGCCGCCAGGAACTGGCTGATGATGCCGTCCATGCGCTTGATCTCCCCTGTGGCCACGTCCAGGTGCTCCCGCAGCGGCTCGCCCGGCTTGCCCATCTTTTTCAGCCGCCGCTCCAGCAGTTGCAGGTGGATGGTCAGGGAGTTCAGCGGATTCCCCAGCTCATGCGCCACCCCGGCGGCCAGCAGAGTGAAGGCATTCAGCCGCTCACTCTCGATCTGCTCCTCCGTCCGCTTTCGCGTCTCCGTGATGTCCCGGATCAGCATCACAAACCCCAGCGGCTGGTCATCATCAATGTTCGTGATGTAAAAGTTCAGATAGCGGTTTTCCGGGTAAAATATCTCCATGTCCCGGCTCACCACCGTGCCCGGTTTCAGCAGCTCCCCCCAGTCCAGCCCTCGCATCCCCTGGCTCAGCTTTTGCCCCTTTACCTGCTCCTCCTTCAGGCCGAAGAGCTGGCACGCCGCGCTGTTCACATACGAAACCCGCCCCTCCGGATCCAGCAAAATCACCCCCTCCTGCAGCGCCTGAAAGGTCTTTTCCAGAAACCCCTTCTCCTTCATCAGGTCCACGATCACGCTCTGCACCTCCGCCGGTTCCAGGCGGTCCATGCGTTTCAGAAGCTTGTCTATGAAGGCAGATCTCATAAAGTGGCAGCCATGACGGACATCCTGCTGGTTTTTTCAACGTTTCCCGATCTCAATCAAGCGCGTCAGACTGGCACAATGCTGGTGGATTCGCAACTGGCCGCCTGTGTCAATTTGTGCCCCAATATTGAATCTATCTACCGATGGAAAGGCGCGGTGGAAACCGGTGCCGAGGTCCTCGCCATCTTTAAAACCACCGTCCAGGCCTATCCCGCCTTTGAAAAACGCCTCACCGAGCTCCACCCGTACGAAGTCCCCGAAATCATCGCCCTGCCCGCCGAAAAAGCCAGTGAAGCCTACGCCCGCTGGGTGATGGAAGAGGTCAAAACTCCTGCTGCTTCCTGATCCCCCCTCACCGCTCCGCCAGCACCATGTCCTCGATCCACTTGCCCAGCACCGGCGGGCGGAATTCACGCATCTTCGCCAGCAGTTCCGCCGCGTTATCAGCCACTAGCAGGCAGTCCCGGTGCTCCTTTTTCACAAAACCCTGCGCCGTCATGTGATCCAGGAAAGCCAGCAGCCCGTCAAAAAAACCGCCCACATTCAGCAGCCCTACCGGCTTCTCATGGAAGCCCAATTGCAGCCAGGTCAGCGTTTCGAACAGCTCATCCATCGTGCCAAATCCCCCTGGGAGTGCGATGAATCCGTCGCTCAAATCCACCATGAGCTGCTTGCGCTCATGCATGGACCTCACCACATGCAGCTCCGTCACCCCGCCATGGCCCAGCTCCTTGTCCATCAGCGCCTGCGGGATCACGCCCACCACCTCGCCCCCCGCCTCCAGCGCCGCATTCGCAATGTGCCCCATCAGCCCCACATTCCCTCCCCCATACACCAGGCCGATCCCCTGCCGCGCCAGAAAACCCGCCGCCTCACGGGCCGCCGAAAGATAAACCGGGTCCGTGCCCCCGCAGGAGCCACAATAAATCGCAATGCGCATCCCGCTTTGTGCGCGAGCATCGCCTGCGGATCAAGAATGGAAACATCCCTTCCCATCTCTGCCCCCTTGCCTCTCTGCGGCAAAACCGAGCGTCCTTGCATGGATGAAACCGCTTCTGTGCTCCCGTCCATTGTTCCCGTATTTTCCCCGATTAGTGGTTTAAAAACTCTGGCTGGCCCTAGCTCAATCCCCACCCCCGCCTTGAAACCCTCTTGGAATTTCCCGCTTCGCGTGCATGCTCCCCTCCCCCAGGATTCTCCTTTCCCCCATGCACGTTCATACCCTCGACCTTCAATTTCAAGACACCCCCGGCCTCATCGCCGCCTACCTGGTCGAAAATGAAGGACACCTCGCGCTCATCGAGACTGGCCCCGGCTCCTGCCGCCCGCACCTCCTCGCCGCCATCCAGGAGCATGGATTTGATGCCAACGACATCCGCCAGGTGCTCGTCACCCACATCCACCTGGACCACGCAGGTGGTGCCGGTTGGTGGGCTCAGCAGGGTGCCCAGGTCTTCTGCCATCCCAGCGCCGCCCGCCACCTCGTGGACCCCGCCCGCCTCATGGACAGCGCCCGCCGCGTGTATGGTGACCAGATGGACACCCTCTGGGGCGACATGCACCCCGCCCCGGAAGAGCGCGTCACCCCGTTGATGGACGGCGAAAGCATCTCCCTCAGCAGCCTCAAAATCACCGCCTGGGACACCCCCGGCCACGCCCGCCATCATCACGCCTACGTCATCGGCGACACCTGCTTCACCGGCGACGTCGCCGGGCTGCGCCTGGAAAACAAACCCTACTGGTCCGTCACCGCCGCCCCTCCCCAGTTCGATCCCCCCGCCTACCTCGCCTCCGTGGACCGACTCCTCGCCGGCCACTTCCAGCGTCTTTTCCTCACCCATTTCGGCGAAGTGCCGGATGCCCATGACCACCTCCTGCATTACCGCCAGCGCATCGAAGAAGTGCATCAAAAAGTCCGCACCTGGATGACCGCCGGCTGCACCCAGGAAGAAATCCGCCGCCGTTATCTGGAAACCGAGCATGACCTGGCCAAAACCGCCGACGTCTCCCCCACCGGCTGGCTCCTCCACGAAATGTCAAACGGCACCGCCATGTGCGCCGACGGCATCCGTCTCTACGTGGAAAAGAATCCCTGAAACTGGGTCATTCAGCCCTTCATGGCGCCTTCCAGTTCCAAACCGTGACAGGATACCCACAGATGGGCTTGGCACATTTCTCCGAAGAGTGTAGCTGCGTTCTTTATCCGGGAGCCAGGGCCGGGAGCCAGGACTTGGCTGCTCCTGCAGCAATGCAGACACGACCTGCTCTGCCTCCTCAGTGAAAGACGGGTTTGTAGCCCTCGATCACCAGCTTCGGTTTGGAATAATTTCTGGATATATGGCAAAATATCGCGCAAGTGGCGGTGACTCGGCTGCCTCGCTTGAACTTATCCGCCAAACTTTTCTGGTCCTGATTCAGCATGATCGTATAACCCACCACAAAGGGGGTGCCGGAGATGCGTTCTTCATCCAGCGCAGAAATGAGGGTGATGTGGTTGGTGCTCGTATCCACCTCCTTGATCTTAAAACTGAGGGTGGCCGTCTTCTGATGGACATTGCCTTTCACGAACTTGTCAGCCTCCTCAATCACGGAATTATAATCAGCCGACGGTTCTTTCAGCCGGCGCAGGAGGTCGCGGGGCATCCCTTCCAGCGCTATCTTGGGATTCATTTCCGCCGCAGCCGGGGTCTGGCCAAGACCGGTGGCAGGCACCGCCGAGAGTCCCAAGAACAGCAGAAGACAGGCGTGACAGAAGAATGCATTCATACTTTTCGCTACACGGAATGATCGGCCGGACTGGAATGACGGGACAAGAATAGTCTGGAGGTGAAAAACATCAAGACCCTCGTGGAGTCAAAGAAGATGGTTGGGATTATGTCAAAATTCATCTTTTACCAGGTTTTGGCATTGCTGCTTCTCCAGGCATATGAAAGCCGCTGCCGGACCCAGGCACCCAACCCGGCTGACGTGAGTTGAGCTGGCCAGAAGCAAGCTCCCCAGATGTAAAAACAGCGCCGGTTTTTTGACAGGACACCGGATGTGGAATGCCCCCTCACTCCTTCGGCCAAAGCCACACCATGTACCCGGCATACGCCGTGAGCAGCAGCACCCCCTCCCAGCGGGCCAGTTTATGGCCCGTCTTCATGATCGGCACCAGGATCACGGAAAAGGCGATGACCACATAAATGTCCGTCATCTGGATGCCTCCGGCGTTCAGCGGCTTCACCAGGGCCGCACCGCCCAGGATGCCCAGGATATTGAAGATGTTTGAGCCGATGATATTCCCCAGCGCGATGTCCGGCTCCTTTTTCAGCGCCGCCACCACGCAGGTCACCAGTTCCGGCATGCTCGTGCCCGCCGCCACAATCGTCAGGCCGATCACCGCCTCGCTGATGCCATACAGCCGCGCCAGGCTCACTGCCCCATCCACCATGAAGCGGGATCCCGCCACCAGCAGCACCAGGCCCCCGACCACAAAAAGCACATCCCGCCCCACACTGCCCTTCGGTGACGGCAGCGCCTCGGCAAACTCCGCCTCCACCGCTGGCAGCGGCTTCACCTTTTTCGCATAGATCACCGTGAAGACCAGATACGCCACCAGCCCCCCCACCAGCAGCCCGCCCTCCATCCGGCTGATGTAAAGATCGTGCATCATCAGCCCCGCCATCAGGGACACCCCCACCATGATCGGCGCATCAATGCGCAGGATTTGAAGCTGCACCTTCAGCGGACAGATCAGCGCCGTCAGCCCCAGGATCAGCCCCACATTCAGCGCATTGGATCCCAGCACATTCCCCATCGCGATCGCCCCCTGGTCATCCATCGCCGCCTGGATGCTCACCACCAGCTCCGGCGCACTCGTGCCAAACGCCACCACCGTCAGCCCCACCACCAGCGGCGTCAGCCCCAGCCGCAGCGCCAGCGCCGAGCTCCCCCTCACCAGCCCCTCCCCCCCGAAGTAAAGCAGGATGAGTCCGAGGAGGATGAAGGTCAGAGATTCAATCATGGGAGGAGGAGAATGGCAGCCAAGTAACAGCACACACCACGATTTGTCATCCCAAGATCCCGCCGCCTTCTCCTTCCCCTCTCTTCATCCGTGTCTTGTTCAAAACCTTTCATCCTCTGAGATTCTGACCCCCGATTCTTATCCTCGTTAGAGCCACTCTCATAGCGATGTCGCGTCCGGGTCCATTGGCGCGGTCAGCCCGGCTTTGTCACAGCCGGTCTAGGCTTTGAGAAACGCGCGCAATTCATCGGCCGTGACGGCGGCAAACCGGGCTTGGAGCTGATCCGCGGCTTCCGGTGGCAGGACTCCGTCATGGGCCACGAAACGGGCCGCAAATTCAAAGGGCGTCTCCGGCGTGATTCGCACCGCCTCGCTTTGAGCCGCCGAAACAATCATCAGCCCAAACTCGCGGACATACCATTCGTTGCGGACATTGGCTGGATGGCTCATCAGCGCCATGCCCACGGTGGCATTGCCCATTCTGCCGGTGCAATCCACCCAGCGCGGCGCCCGTTGCGCGCCGGTTGCGGCGCGGAAATGTTCCGAGGGGTTCTTCCGTCCCTCGGAGTCGCCCATGACCCCGCCGTCCTCGACATCGATGAGATCGTGAACCCGCACGCCCAGGTAGCCGTGGTCATTTTCCGGGTGCAACGTCACCGCAGCGCCCGCCGCCTGAAGCTTCGAGAAGACATCGACGATCATGCAGCCATCACTGACCATGAGGCGGTAAAGCCGTTCCTCGCGGGCTAGCACATCCCCCGTGGCGCGGCCCGCCTCACGTGTCTGCCAGGCCAGGTCCAGTTGAATCACCACCTGGTCCGCCGCCCGCCAGCGCGCCTCCGTCACGTGCTGGATGCCGGAGGGGCCGAGCTGGAACAGGTTCTTGGTCGGGCTGTGCCACCGGTCCGCCCGGCCGCCATCGGCGAAGGGCAGCTGCCGGTAGAAATCCACCACGCGCCCGTCCCCATCCACCTGCACACGGCCATGCCCGCACATGATGGACTGATGATGGATGAAGGCGTGCTCATGGGAACCCGTGACCGGCACGCCAGTGGGCGTGCAGACGTTGTGGAGCTCCGGTTTGAGCCGGAAATGCGTGGGGTAATCGGTTGGAAAGAGGAGCGCCGCGACCGGCCGCCCCTCCCGGGTGATCTTGAGCCGCCGCGTCTGGTCTTTAAACGGCCGCTGGTCCTCGACCACGAAAGCGCCGGGACCCGCCTCCCGTGCGGCCGTGCTTCCTGCGGCCATGGCCAAGGCCCCCGTCAAAAAACGACGCCGGCCACTCGTTGGAAATGGGTTGCTCATGCACCCATGCATTCACCCTTCATCCACCCGCACCGCAACCAAAATCGAACGGCCTTCGGTGGCCAGGAATCATGGCCGAAACCCCACCCATCCTCAAGCCCCCGTCGCCGATGGGTCCTACGCCAAACGCGCGCCTGTCGGCGTCTAGCCTTCCTGAAATAAACTGTTGAGGATCAATCCATTGAAGCCACACTTTTACAGTTTGCCCACAGTTTGCCCGGCATCTTATCTCTGCTGATTATATTCGTGATTGAGGATTATGTAGATGGACGAATATGATACTTGGCTCGATCATTGAGAATCTCTCGTTCGATATCGTTGGTGATGATGTCCAAATTGATCTGCCAGCGGTCACGATCCGATTGGGCTAAGAAGCGCCCATCGTACGCCAGTTGCTTATTTCTGACAGTTTTGAGATAACCGACCAAATCCCACGCAGAATCCAGTGTTATGTGCCAAGCGAGGGACTTCCAGTAAGGTGTAATCGCCATTCGTCGTTGCATATTATAGGCGAAGTTAGCGTCTGCCATCCAACAGTCCTCGGCACATGCTCCAAGATAATGCTGATCGTTTTGTGCTAATTGGAGATGCACTTGCCCGGCTGGCGTAATGGCGATGAGATCATCTGGCGAAAATGAGTCACTACGCAGATGTTCCGAAAGAATGCAGCCCGCACGGGCCAAATACTGGCATTGTTCGAGAACAGATTCGAAGTTTGCTCCGTGAGCGACGAGGTCGGATGCTAGCGATTGCAAGCGGTGATAGCCACGGATGCCCGATGGTCCTCGACCCATTCGATGGTGACGTAGCCAGGACAAGATGTTGTAACGCAGAAATGGATCGGGTGACTCGGATGCTGGATCGCACTGGAAGAGGTTCTTTACGAAACTTTCATCACCATCGTAAAATCGACGGTTGGTCCTGAGAAGAACTCTGCTTATAACTGCTTTACTGAGGAATTGATGCTCACCGGTGGCCTGGGATTGAAAAATGTCTGCCTCCGAGATGTAGCCACTGCGGCAGAATTCGAGAAATATCTCAAAGGCACGACGGGTGTCTCGCCCTGCCAGTCCAACAATGATCCGTCGTCCGTAGCGCTCATACTCGAACAGCGATCCCATCATCATTCGCAGGTAGCGTTCAAGCTTATCGGGCGAAAGCATTACTGTCCCTCCGGACATTTGGTAGGTTAGCGGTCCGGAGCTGCTATCAATCTTGGCTGTCGCAAGAACCAACCTGAGCCGCTTCGTAAGGACCTCTTGAAACGGAGGCGGCTCGATGCGGAAGATAAGGTCTTTGAGAGCAGTGTCCAAAGGTGGTTCGTTCCGGTGGTTCTCGAAAGTCTCAAGACGCAAAGGCAGAATAACCAGGCACCGAACTTCGTGCTGAACCCATTTCGCTACCTGGAACATGAGGAGTTGCTCGTCGCGGTTCCTCTTATCGCAATTGTCCAGACCCACGACGAGAAGGCGTCCACGCCTTGTGCAAAGATATCGTTCCATCGCTTTTAACGTTCTGAGGTGCAACGCAATTCTGGACCGGTGTCGCTTAGTTAGTTGAGGTTGCTGTGCTGATTTTCAAACTGGTTGGGGGTGAGGTAGCCGAGGGCGGAGTGCTTGCGTGCATTGTTGTAGTAGCCGTCGATATACTCGAAGAGTTCGAGCCTGGCATCAGTGGCGTCTTCAAAGCAGCCACCCTGGAGCATCTCTCGTTTCATTGTGCCCATGAAGGATTCGGTCCAGGCGTTGTCGTAAGGGTTGGCCCGTGCGGACATGC
This portion of the Prosthecobacter sp. SYSU 5D2 genome encodes:
- a CDS encoding MBL fold metallo-hydrolase, with translation MHVHTLDLQFQDTPGLIAAYLVENEGHLALIETGPGSCRPHLLAAIQEHGFDANDIRQVLVTHIHLDHAGGAGWWAQQGAQVFCHPSAARHLVDPARLMDSARRVYGDQMDTLWGDMHPAPEERVTPLMDGESISLSSLKITAWDTPGHARHHHAYVIGDTCFTGDVAGLRLENKPYWSVTAAPPQFDPPAYLASVDRLLAGHFQRLFLTHFGEVPDAHDHLLHYRQRIEEVHQKVRTWMTAGCTQEEIRRRYLETEHDLAKTADVSPTGWLLHEMSNGTAMCADGIRLYVEKNP
- a CDS encoding DUF6807 family protein: MSNPFPTSGRRRFLTGALAMAAGSTAAREAGPGAFVVEDQRPFKDQTRRLKITREGRPVAALLFPTDYPTHFRLKPELHNVCTPTGVPVTGSHEHAFIHHQSIMCGHGRVQVDGDGRVVDFYRQLPFADGGRADRWHSPTKNLFQLGPSGIQHVTEARWRAADQVVIQLDLAWQTREAGRATGDVLAREERLYRLMVSDGCMIVDVFSKLQAAGAAVTLHPENDHGYLGVRVHDLIDVEDGGVMGDSEGRKNPSEHFRAATGAQRAPRWVDCTGRMGNATVGMALMSHPANVRNEWYVREFGLMIVSAAQSEAVRITPETPFEFAARFVAHDGVLPPEAADQLQARFAAVTADELRAFLKA
- a CDS encoding type II toxin-antitoxin system RelE/ParE family toxin: MRELIFLLGAETDIQLAFNRLEDFQEGRGTVFMQCLDVAFSHLRRHPESGPTYQAPYRRLLVSKFPYGIFYEVQARRVVIAAIMDLRQNPNTIRYRLFGN
- the cutA gene encoding divalent-cation tolerance protein CutA; translation: MTDILLVFSTFPDLNQARQTGTMLVDSQLAACVNLCPNIESIYRWKGAVETGAEVLAIFKTTVQAYPAFEKRLTELHPYEVPEIIALPAEKASEAYARWVMEEVKTPAAS
- a CDS encoding TIGR00730 family Rossman fold protein; this translates as MRIAIYCGSCGGTDPVYLSAAREAAGFLARQGIGLVYGGGNVGLMGHIANAALEAGGEVVGVIPQALMDKELGHGGVTELHVVRSMHERKQLMVDLSDGFIALPGGFGTMDELFETLTWLQLGFHEKPVGLLNVGGFFDGLLAFLDHMTAQGFVKKEHRDCLLVADNAAELLAKMREFRPPVLGKWIEDMVLAER
- a CDS encoding calcium/sodium antiporter, with protein sequence MIESLTFILLGLILLYFGGEGLVRGSSALALRLGLTPLVVGLTVVAFGTSAPELVVSIQAAMDDQGAIAMGNVLGSNALNVGLILGLTALICPLKVQLQILRIDAPIMVGVSLMAGLMMHDLYISRMEGGLLVGGLVAYLVFTVIYAKKVKPLPAVEAEFAEALPSPKGSVGRDVLFVVGGLVLLVAGSRFMVDGAVSLARLYGISEAVIGLTIVAAGTSMPELVTCVVAALKKEPDIALGNIIGSNIFNILGILGGAALVKPLNAGGIQMTDIYVVIAFSVILVPIMKTGHKLARWEGVLLLTAYAGYMVWLWPKE
- a CDS encoding sigma-54 dependent transcriptional regulator — protein: MTDPATILIVDDERHTRDGLRLSLEDDFDCYVASNAAEAMEHLKNDQIDVMLTDLRLGEDNGMKLLEEALHLPHPPVCIMMTAYGSVDTAVEAMRRGAYHFVTKPLNLDEVELLVKRALRSRSLEKENKALKQQVEQKYSIEGILGKADTLKPILETIQQVAPTRATVLIEGESGTGKELVARAVHNLSGRPKAKLVTVHCAALSPQILESELFGHEKGSFTGAQERRIGRFELADGGTLFLDEIGEIDASTQVKLLRALGEQVIERVGGSKPIKVDVRVVAATNKDLAKMVEEGKFREDLYWRLRVVTLHMPPLRTRKGDIPVLADHFLKDLATANGKTYKPLGEDALPVLMTYDWPGNVRELRAAIEHGVVMSNSSRIMAKHLPAYLSQPGGLGWRVPVPAGKPAAESASASAAAPKAELDIHEMEKNLILEALERAGNNRSEAADLLNMSRRTLQRKLKEMGMVRKHRKRPVKE
- a CDS encoding ATP-binding protein; this translates as MRSAFIDKLLKRMDRLEPAEVQSVIVDLMKEKGFLEKTFQALQEGVILLDPEGRVSYVNSAACQLFGLKEEQVKGQKLSQGMRGLDWGELLKPGTVVSRDMEIFYPENRYLNFYITNIDDDQPLGFVMLIRDITETRKRTEEQIESERLNAFTLLAAGVAHELGNPLNSLTIHLQLLERRLKKMGKPGEPLREHLDVATGEIKRMDGIISQFLAAIRPTKPQFQRIHIADLLQESLRFLKPDLDQAKVKVRLDLRADMPAMPLDADQMKQAMYNLIRNACQAMPKGGSLTIHGSYTDFEVRLSFEDSGRGISPEQMGKLFQPFSTTRSSGTGLGLLIVRRIIREHGGEIDIESRAGKGTRVSLWLPLVERKIRLLEAGGGPPEPIVNGEST
- a CDS encoding addiction module protein — its product is MVIEHFPEIRRLSSAEKLIFVSELWDDLAEHPAELPVESHVVEELDRRMQEFKNAPERFTTWEEIQQKILGSRA